TGACGGCCCGCACCCTCCTGGAGGCCGGGGCGCCGGACGACAAGACGCGGGTCTCCGATTTTTTCCTGCAAGCCTTGAACCGGCCCGCCACCAACCAGGAAGTGGAGCAGGCGCTGGATTTCATCGCGAAATTCGAAGTGAAGCTGGGCCGTCTGCCGGAGGCGTCTGATGATTCGCGCCTGAATGCCTGGGCGCGCTACTGTCATTCCGTGTTTGCGTCAAACGAATTCCTTTTTCGAGGATGATCCCCATGAACCTCCCACCTCACCGAGACTTGACCCGCCGCCGTTTCTTGCAATCCTCCGCTTGCGGTTTCGGCTCAGTGGCGCTGGCCGCCATGTGCACCGAGCAGGCTTCGGCCGCCGCCGGCCCCCTGGCGCCGAAGGTTCCGCATGTTCCGCCCCGCGCCAAGCGCGTGATTTTCATGTGGATGGCGGGTGGCCCCTCCCAACTCGACATGTTCGACTACAAACCGCGGCTGGCGAAAGAGAGTGGAGAAGCCATTCCCTACGAGATCCCCGATGGGGTGGGGATGGACTTGAGCTGTCTGATGGGACCGATCTCCCCGATGCGGCCCCGGGGACAGTCCGGAATGATGATGACCGATTGGTTGCCCCATATGGCGAAGCACGCCGATGAGCTGTGTCTTCTCCGGGCCATGCAGGCGGACAACGAAGCTCATGCCCCCGCGGCCAGGCAACTGCACACCGGTGATCCCCGCCTGATTCGTCCGTCGATGGGATCGTGGGTCGGGTACGGGCTGGGAACCGAGAACCGGAATCTTCCCAGCTTCATCACCATCTGTCCCCTCCTCGTCGACGACACCGGGAACGTCCAGTTTTTCGGGAATTCATTCCTCCCCGCCGTCTACCAGGGAACGGTGCTGGGAAGCCGGGCCACCGGCGCCGAGAAAGCGGTGTTTCGTTATATCGAGGATCCGAGCCTGCCTGTCGATCTGCAGCGAGATCAGGTGGATTTCATTCAACAGATGAACCGGGCGCACCTGCAACAGGTTCGATCCGACCGCCAGATGGAGGGACTCATCCAGTCCTTCGAGCTGGCGTTTCGAATGCAGTCGGAGGCTCCGGACCTCATCGACCTGTCGTCCGAGTCAAAGGCTACACTCGACCTCTACGGCATCGGCTGGAAAGAGACCGACGAATTCGGACGCCAGTGCCTGCTGGCGCGGCGCTTTGCCGAAGCCGGCGTGCGTTTCATCCAGATCACCTCCAGCGGCTGGGACCATCACGAAGCGATCGGCAAGGGCCTCCCCCAAAAGTGCGCCAACATCGACAAGCCCACGGCCGGGCTGATCTCGGACCTCAAGGCCAGGGGACTGTTCGACGACACGCTCCTCGTCTGGTCGGGTGAATTCGGGCGAACCCCCCACTTCGAGGATTTTTCCTTCGGAGACAAGTCCCAATACGGGCGGGGTCACAACCCCGAAGGGTTCTGCACATGGATGGCCGGAGGGGGCGTGCGTGGAGGCATGGTCCACGGCGTCACCGACGAGTACGGGCTACGGGCCGTCGACCAGAAGGTGCACATTCACGACTTGCACGCCACCATCCTGCACCTGCTGGGCCTCGACCACGAGAGGCTGACCTATCGCTACAGCGGTCGCGACTTCCGCCTCACGGACGTCTACGGGCGGGTGGTGAATGAGATCCTGGCATGACGCCAGGCGTGGCCGGGTCCTGAGGGGCGGGCGCTCGGATCAGCGCCGAGACGAGTCGCACGGAACAGGGTAGACAAGGTCGGTCAGGGCTCTCATTTACGACGCCACCTCCTGGGTTTTCCCTGTTTCCGCCGCCCGGTAGGCAGCGAAAATCACCCTCATGAGATGGAGGCACTCCGCTGCCGTCATGGGAGGCGGGGAGAGCCCCAAGGCGGCGTCAACCGCCTCCTGCACCAGCGGACCGTACACGTAGGGTGGATTGGGATCGTCCTGATATTGGAAGAACTGGACACCCCGGGGCGCCTCGGGATGCGTGGAGTACCATTTCAAGGTCTCCCCATAGGGCAGGTCCATATGGAACCAACCCTTCGAACCCCAGAAACGGACCTGGTTCTGGTAGCCCTCGTCCAAGTAGTACCCGGCGTTGAGGGTTCCCACCAAGCCCTTGCTGAGGCGAAAGGAGACGACTGCTGCATCTTCGACCTCGATGGGCTGGCCTCCCACGTTCTCGCAGAGGGATGTGATCCGGTCAATCCGATCTCCAGTGAGGAATTGGATCAGGTCCAAGTAGTGGATCCCATGGAAGATGAGCTTTCCGCCTCCAGCCTTGTCCTTGAAGGAGAGCCAGGAGCGTTGATGTTCGGGGCGGGTCAGCCGCGTCTGGTCGCTGATCCAGTCCATGGTGGCCGAGTAGGGCTTCCCCAGAAAGCCGGACCGGATCAGGTCGCGCGCCTTCTTGACGGCCAGGCTCATCCGGGTCGCCATGGCCAACATCAGGTCCCGGCCGCGCGACTGCGCCAGCTCGACCAGAGGCTCGAAGTCTTCCAGGCGGGCACAGCCCGGCTTCTCCGTCATCACATGGCAGTTCGCCTCCAAGGCCAATCGGATGGCGGGAGGCGCGTGATGTCCTTCCAAAGTCACGACCACGAGCTTGGGGTGAACTCTCTCCAGCATCTCCCGATGGCTGCGGTAGGTTCCTTCCAGACGCCCGCCCAGTAGTTGTTTCGCCTGCTCGAAGGTCTTCCCCGTGGGGTCGGAAACGGCCACTCGACCCACTCCACGGGCCTGCGCAAAGCCCTTCAGGTAGTGTTCGGCGTGGCTGCCCGCTTCGCTGAAAAGGCCGGCGCTGAGGGATCCTTCAGCCGGTAGAGACCAGGCGGGTTCTGCTCTCCCGGAAGAAACGGCGAGGGTGGCCAGCCCTCCCAGGATCCGGCGTCGGGTGATTCTCTCCTGGTTCATGGGTTCCTCCTTCGATACCGTCATCCGGCCCCGCTTCCAAGCGGCTTTTTCTTGCGTACCCTCCATTGCGAGCGCGTCAGGCGCCGGCTTTCGTCGTCGTGATCCACCGGCTCAGGATGAAGAGCGCCAACGGGATCATGTAGATCAGGATTCCACCCAAGTGGCTCACTTGATACGAGAAAAGGAACTCGTAGATCCAAACGGCGGCCGCGGTGAACGCGCTGGCTGCCACAAAGGCCGAGTCCCGCCCGGTCCAGACCCTCTTTTTCTTGGGGAGGAGGACGAGATAGATCACAACCCCGGTGACCAGAAATCCCAGGAAGTGCAGCGGCCGGTACAGTGGGGGCCCGACGTACTGATCCAGGGACGCCAATCTTTCGTACAGGAGGACTGACAGGGCTACGGCCACGACGAGCCGCAGGAATCTCATCGCTCAGTTGCCATGCGGGAGCCTTCGGGCCGGCGCGCTCGAATCGATTCGGCGAAGCCGGGCTCAGTTACGGAACGAGGGGTCCCTCTGGTCCATGAGCCGGACCAGGGCGTCAAATTCCAGTTGGCCCAGGTCGGCGGCGCACTTGGCGAAATCGTCCATCTGATCCGCCGACCGCGCGACGACCGAATCGGACGGGATCACCAGTTTCTGCCGGCAGGCCATAGCATCGAGCTGGACCTGGCAGGCCCGCTCCAGACGGTAGATGTGCAGGAACGCCTCGGGGACGGTTGCTCCGACGCTCAACAGACCATGGTTGCGCAGGATCATGACGTTCGACGTTCCCAGGTCCTCGGCGAGCTTCCTGCGCTCGTCCAGGAACAGTTGAGAGCCCTCGTAGTCGTGGTAGCCGATATTGTTGTAGAAGCTGGTGGCGTTCATGCTGATGTTCAGGAGTCCGCATTCCAGCGCCGCCACGGCCATTCCGGCCCGGGTATGGGTGTGGATCACGCAGTGGGCATTCTCCCGGTGCTGGTGAATGGCGCTGTGGATGACGAACCCGGCCGGGTTGAAGGGATAGTCGGAGGGCTCGACCAGATTCCCGTCCAGGTCGATCTTCACCAGGCTGGAAGCCGTCATCTCGTCATAGCGCAGCCCGTAGGGGTTGATCAGAAAGTGGTGTTCGGGGCCGGGCACGCGAAGCGAGATATGCCCGTAGATCAGCTCGCACCAGTCGAAATAGTCCACGATCCGGTAGCACGCCGCGAGCTGGACCCGGAGATCCCATTCGACAGCATCGATTTCCCGAGGAACCTCAGTGACTACGGATGTCTGTATTGCCGCCATGGCTGATCCTCCTTGGAGGGGCGATTTCCTAATCGCCCATTCCTTTGTACGGCCGTTCCTTCATTGTTACGTCGGAGTTCGGCGGTTAGAAACCGCCGTTCCTGTTCGGCGGCTAGAAGCCGCCGCTCCTTTGGGATGAGATTACCACGACGTCAGGACGTTTCAAATCGGCGGTCGATGCGGTCCCACTGGTAGCCGAGTCCCGGCCCCCGAAGGGTAGACGTGCGGATCCTTCCCTGCTCCAGCTTGAAGAATCCAGGATGGACCGCCCGTTCCGGTTCGCTGCTGGCGGGGAAGAACTGGCGGCTGTTGGACTCCACGCCCCGTATGGTCTGCAGCCTACCGGCAAGCCCAGCCGACTGAAGCAGCGCGATCCCCGGATTGGTCAGATCCTGCACCGCGAACGGAACGCCGGCCGCCGCCGCCCGGGATGCCAGCACCAGTTCGGCCGATTGGCACTTGCAGGTCTTCAAGGCCAGCCCGCTGTAGCCCAGTTCCAACGCCAGTTCCAGATCCTCCAGCGAGCTCAGGGCCTCATCCACGATCACCGGCTTGATCTGCCGCAATTCCGTCATGTCCAACATTCGTTTTCGCAGATCCCTCTCGCAGGGCTGTTCCACGTAGAGCAGCGAGTCGAACGCAGCCCGGTTCTCTTCCCTCAACCGCACCAGAAGCTCCACCATGTACTGGGGTGTGCCGCACATCTCATTCGTGTCCGCCGTGAGCCACAGTTCATCGATACCGAGGCGGCGTTGCTCCGCACGGGCCAGGCGATAGACCTCCAACAGCCGGTTGAGATCCCACTCCAGGTCGGTCCCCACCAGCTTGACCTTCAGACAGCGGAGCGCCTCGTAGCGGATCCATTGGTCCAGGGAAACGGGAAGGCCGTCGTCGGGGTCATCTTCCGTGACTTCGGCCTCCGAAAGCTTGTCCATCCCCCCCACCAGGTGGAAGGCATCCACCTGTTCCGGCAAAGGATGGAGAAAATCCTCAACATAGCGGCCCGCGTAGGATGACCCCAACCAACGGGAGAGATCGTGGTCCATGTGCCCGGGGCCGTAGCCCAGGTAGGTGTCGATGCCCGCCGTGTTCCCGAAGGCATCGTGGAGGGCGGCGTCGGCGGCCGATGCGCAGATGAGCGCATTGAGCCGGGGCATCTCCTCGGCGGCCCCCGCGTCCCGGCAGAGGTCTCGCGCCAGGGTCTCCAATTCCGGCTCCAGTTCCCAAAAGAGGTCGATGGGGTGGGAGGAATCCTGTACGTCCCGGAGACGCCGGCACCAGGAACGCACGAGTTGGACCATCAGGTTCTCCCGCTGCGGATGGTCCACGCGGCTTGAGGGCCAGCCCCAGACGTCGGAAAGAAAGATGGCGCCCCAGCCTTCTCCTCTCTCTCCGCGCCGGTTCTCCACCAGGACCCGAACGTGGCACAGCCAGGCCGAATCCATCACCACTCCGCCGAACTTCAGGGGTGTCCGGGATCGTTCCCGGGTGAAGTAAGGTTGAATCTCCAGGATCCGAATATCCGTTTCCATGGCTGGTTCCCTACCCCGCCAACAAACTCTTCACCATCGGCACGACCCTGAGGGCCGTCATGCCGGCGATTCCCAACAGGACGGTCACGCCTACAAGGACGAAGGCCCGTTCCGGCAGCGACAACGGACGCCGCGCCATGGCGTCCCGGTCGAAGAAGGCCAGCAACGTGGCCAGTACGCCCAGGGGCATCGCCAGCAGGGTCAGGGCCTGGGCCAAGGCGAGGGCACGGATCTCCAACTGGCTCTTTGCGACAGAGGCCGACGTTGCCGACGCATCAGCCGGCGCCTCGGACTGAAGGATGGCAACAGCAGTGGCCATGCCGATGACCAGGATGATCCCGGCGATGAGCTTGGTCGTGGGAGAGTTGACCTTGCCCCCCAGGCCCAGCCCGTCGTTGACCAGGACCCCGCCGACCATGGCGTTGGTCACGAAGCTGGAGAAGGCTGCGGTGCCGAAACCGACGCAGAAGATGATCCGGGCGTACGGTCCGAAGACGCCCTCTAGTTGCATTGCCATGCCCGCGGCGCTGTCCACACGTCCGTCCGGGTAAAGAACGGCGGCCGCAGTCATCATGATCACGCAGCCGATGGCCGTGTAGAGAACGGACGCCAGCACCGTGTCGGTGACGCCGCTGGAGAGATCTTCTTCCTTCCAGCCCTTGGCACGGACCAGGTAGGCCTGGAAGAAGGCCGCCACCATCACGAACGTGGTGGCCACCAGGCCGCCTAACGTGAGCCAGTCGGCTCCCTCCGGAATATTGGGGATGGTCGCGCCCTTCAGGGCGGACAACCAGTCGGGGCCGGCCCACAGCAGGTTGGCCGCGAACGCCAGGACCATGAAGACCAGGAAGAAGGTCATCAACCTTTCCAGCAGCAGGTAGATGTTCCGGAAGCCTGCGAGGAAGACGATGGAGAGCAGCGTGAATCCCACCGGCCAGACCAACTTGGGGACGTCTCCAAAGAGCGTGGTCATGGCGGCGGTGACGCCCAGGTTGTTCCCGAACTGGAAGGTGGCGTTCACCGAGGCCAGGGAGAAGCCGCAGACCACGGCGAACCAGGGGCCCAGCTTTCGGGAGGCCAGTCCCAGAAAGGTCTCTTGTGAGTAGAGTCCGAATCGCAGGAAGAGGGCGAGAAACCCCGCCATGAGGGCGCCGGCAAGGATGGCCAGCCAGAGCATGGAGTAGCCGTAGACCGCGCCGGTTCGCGACATCAGGGTGACGCTGCCCGGTCCGATAATGCAGGCCCCCACGATAAACGCGGGTCCGATGCGTCTCAATCCGATGGCCATGGTCGAAACCTCTCCCTATTGTCTAATGGGAGCCGGAGTTTTCCTACCCCCGCTGTTCCGGTTTGGGAAACCTCAAATTATTACGCGCAAAAGAAGACGGGGGGACTAACAGTCCCCCCTCCTGGCGACGATATTCGCCCTGGATTGATATACTCGTGCGACACCCCGAATCGAGGTTGGCGTATGCGCTGGACACCAGTCCGAAGGCTCCAAACCTGGGCATCTCTCTTTGTGCTCAGCATTATGAGCACCGTCGCCCTGATGAGCGGATCGGGCCCGCCGCCCTCCGCGGACCGGGACGTCGACTTCGCCCGCGACATCCGCCCCATCCTCGAGGCCAACTGCAACCAGTGCCACGGCGCCGGCCAGAGCATGAACGGTCTTCGCCTGGATACCCGGGAGGCGGCCCTGAAGGGGGGCCAGTCCGGACCGGCCATCCTTCCCGGCGACGGTTCCTCGAGCCTCCTCTACCGGAAGATCGTCGGCGACGCCCCGGGGTCTCCCATGCCTCTCACGGGTACCCTGCCCCGCGACCAGGTCGAGATGATCCGTACTTGGCTGGACCAGGGAGCCCCTTGGACCGAGGCCATCGATGGAACCGGCGACGGCGTCAAGAAGCACTGGGCCTATGTCAATCCGGTCCGTCCTTCCCTTCCGAAGGTCAAAGATATGTCCCGGGTCCGCAATGCCATCGACCGCTTCGTCCTGGAGCGGTTGGAACGGGAAGGCCTGGAGCCGTCCCCGGAAGCCTCGCGGGAGACCTTGATCCGCCGCGTGACCCTGGATCTCATCGGGCTTCCGCCGACTCCCGAGGAAGTGGACGCCTTCGTCGAGGATCGGCGTCCGCTGGCCTACGAGCGACTCGTCGACCGGCTCCTGGCCTCGCCCCGCTACGGAGAGCGCTGGGCCCGGCCCTGGCTGGACCTGGCCCGATATGCCGACACCAACGGCTACATCCACGACCGGCGGCGCAACATGTGGCTCTATCGCGATTGGGTGATCAAGGCCATCAGCTCCGACATGCCCTTCGACCAGTTCACCATCGAGCAGATCGCGGGGGACCTGCTGACCGACGCCACTCCCGAGCAGAAGATCGCCACCGGATTCCACCGCAACACCATGATCAACACCGAGGGTGGCACCGACCCGGAGGAGTACCGGGTAGCGGCCATCCTGGACCGGGTCGAGACCACCGGAACCGTCTGGCTCGGGAGCACCATTGCCTGCGCCCAGTGCCACGATCACAAGTACGATCCCATCACCCAGGAGGAGTACTTCGGGATGTACGCCTTCTTCAACAACACGATGGAGGAGAACAACCCGAAGACGAAGGTCCGGCCGCAGAACGCCAGCATCACCCTGCCTCCCGCCGACTATCTGTCCTCTCACCGCTCCGAAATCGAGCGGGAGATCGTGGAGCTGAAGGCTGCATTGAAACGTTCCACGCCGGAGTTGGAGGCGGCGCGGACTCAATGGGAGACGCAAACGGCCACGGAGATGGTCTCCTGGAGCGATCTGGATCCGGTCACCTACTTCTCCCTGGGCGGCGCGGAACTGACCCTTCAGGGGGACGGTGCCCTGCTGGCTTCCGGACCGAAGCCGGGGCGCGAAACGTTTGTGGTCGTGACCGAGACCCACGTCGAGGGAATCACCGCCATCCGTCTGGAGACCCTGACGGATCCCAGCCTGCCCCACGGCGGGTCCAGCCGGAGTTCCGACGGGGAGTTCATTTTGACCGAGTTTGAAGTGGTGGCGGAGCCTCTGGCCGCCTCGGGATCCTCCTCACCGGTGGCGTTCAGCGGCGCCGCGGCCGAGATCGATCCCGTTACCATGGGAATTCGCCGCGCCCTGGACGGCGACCCCACCACCGGCTGGTCCAACAGCGGGACCAAGCAAGAGAACAGGGTCGAACGCCAGGCCATTTTCCTGTCCGAGTCTCCCTTGGGCTTTTCGGGTGGAACCCGG
This Acidobacteriota bacterium DNA region includes the following protein-coding sequences:
- a CDS encoding DUF1501 domain-containing protein, producing MNLPPHRDLTRRRFLQSSACGFGSVALAAMCTEQASAAAGPLAPKVPHVPPRAKRVIFMWMAGGPSQLDMFDYKPRLAKESGEAIPYEIPDGVGMDLSCLMGPISPMRPRGQSGMMMTDWLPHMAKHADELCLLRAMQADNEAHAPAARQLHTGDPRLIRPSMGSWVGYGLGTENRNLPSFITICPLLVDDTGNVQFFGNSFLPAVYQGTVLGSRATGAEKAVFRYIEDPSLPVDLQRDQVDFIQQMNRAHLQQVRSDRQMEGLIQSFELAFRMQSEAPDLIDLSSESKATLDLYGIGWKETDEFGRQCLLARRFAEAGVRFIQITSSGWDHHEAIGKGLPQKCANIDKPTAGLISDLKARGLFDDTLLVWSGEFGRTPHFEDFSFGDKSQYGRGHNPEGFCTWMAGGGVRGGMVHGVTDEYGLRAVDQKVHIHDLHATILHLLGLDHERLTYRYSGRDFRLTDVYGRVVNEILA
- a CDS encoding Gfo/Idh/MocA family oxidoreductase, producing the protein MNQERITRRRILGGLATLAVSSGRAEPAWSLPAEGSLSAGLFSEAGSHAEHYLKGFAQARGVGRVAVSDPTGKTFEQAKQLLGGRLEGTYRSHREMLERVHPKLVVVTLEGHHAPPAIRLALEANCHVMTEKPGCARLEDFEPLVELAQSRGRDLMLAMATRMSLAVKKARDLIRSGFLGKPYSATMDWISDQTRLTRPEHQRSWLSFKDKAGGGKLIFHGIHYLDLIQFLTGDRIDRITSLCENVGGQPIEVEDAAVVSFRLSKGLVGTLNAGYYLDEGYQNQVRFWGSKGWFHMDLPYGETLKWYSTHPEAPRGVQFFQYQDDPNPPYVYGPLVQEAVDAALGLSPPPMTAAECLHLMRVIFAAYRAAETGKTQEVAS
- a CDS encoding class II aldolase/adducin family protein, which translates into the protein MAAIQTSVVTEVPREIDAVEWDLRVQLAACYRIVDYFDWCELIYGHISLRVPGPEHHFLINPYGLRYDEMTASSLVKIDLDGNLVEPSDYPFNPAGFVIHSAIHQHRENAHCVIHTHTRAGMAVAALECGLLNISMNATSFYNNIGYHDYEGSQLFLDERRKLAEDLGTSNVMILRNHGLLSVGATVPEAFLHIYRLERACQVQLDAMACRQKLVIPSDSVVARSADQMDDFAKCAADLGQLEFDALVRLMDQRDPSFRN
- a CDS encoding Nramp family divalent metal transporter, giving the protein MAIGLRRIGPAFIVGACIIGPGSVTLMSRTGAVYGYSMLWLAILAGALMAGFLALFLRFGLYSQETFLGLASRKLGPWFAVVCGFSLASVNATFQFGNNLGVTAAMTTLFGDVPKLVWPVGFTLLSIVFLAGFRNIYLLLERLMTFFLVFMVLAFAANLLWAGPDWLSALKGATIPNIPEGADWLTLGGLVATTFVMVAAFFQAYLVRAKGWKEEDLSSGVTDTVLASVLYTAIGCVIMMTAAAVLYPDGRVDSAAGMAMQLEGVFGPYARIIFCVGFGTAAFSSFVTNAMVGGVLVNDGLGLGGKVNSPTTKLIAGIILVIGMATAVAILQSEAPADASATSASVAKSQLEIRALALAQALTLLAMPLGVLATLLAFFDRDAMARRPLSLPERAFVLVGVTVLLGIAGMTALRVVPMVKSLLAG
- a CDS encoding PSD1 and planctomycete cytochrome C domain-containing protein, which gives rise to MSTVALMSGSGPPPSADRDVDFARDIRPILEANCNQCHGAGQSMNGLRLDTREAALKGGQSGPAILPGDGSSSLLYRKIVGDAPGSPMPLTGTLPRDQVEMIRTWLDQGAPWTEAIDGTGDGVKKHWAYVNPVRPSLPKVKDMSRVRNAIDRFVLERLEREGLEPSPEASRETLIRRVTLDLIGLPPTPEEVDAFVEDRRPLAYERLVDRLLASPRYGERWARPWLDLARYADTNGYIHDRRRNMWLYRDWVIKAISSDMPFDQFTIEQIAGDLLTDATPEQKIATGFHRNTMINTEGGTDPEEYRVAAILDRVETTGTVWLGSTIACAQCHDHKYDPITQEEYFGMYAFFNNTMEENNPKTKVRPQNASITLPPADYLSSHRSEIEREIVELKAALKRSTPELEAARTQWETQTATEMVSWSDLDPVTYFSLGGAELTLQGDGALLASGPKPGRETFVVVTETHVEGITAIRLETLTDPSLPHGGSSRSSDGEFILTEFEVVAEPLAASGSSSPVAFSGAAAEIDPVTMGIRRALDGDPTTGWSNSGTKQENRVERQAIFLSESPLGFSGGTRFTIRLRHEGEKPGKTIGRFRFSVTRDQDPARNVKLPTRAERVLAVPPVRRTEVQRRTLNDYYRGFAPLLTPKRQRLSELLAFWKQLTSPNSLVMKELEKPRTTHLFVKGSFLDPGKEVHPGVPTVLHALPESDTPPNRLTLARWLVSPENPLVGRVTMNRLWADHFGRPLVTTPENLGTQGDRPTHPELLDWLATEFVDQNWSMKTMHRLMVTSATYRQDSRMGEVLREKDPSNQFYARGPRFRMDAEMIRDSALSTAGLLSLRPYGPSVFPPQPKGLWDNLYVADTWITGRGDDRYRRGLYTFLKRIRPYPFYANFDAPSRESTCVARSRSNTPLQALNLMNDQTFLEAARGLAHRMISETGPETADRISHGFRLCVGRRPSPGELQDLTALYRLQMQNLSGSAPDAANAREKAETGDFMAWTSVAQVLLNLDETISRP